One Deinococcus sedimenti DNA window includes the following coding sequences:
- a CDS encoding response regulator: MTHDPTTEPIEILLVEDNEPDVLLTLEAFEDAQVPNRMHVARDGVEALRFLRREGEHAAAPRPDVILMDINMPRKTGLEVLTEVKADPDLRSIPVVMLTTSQAEDDVRASYERHASGYVVKPVGFENFLGAMRAFESFWMTFVRFPPRA; encoded by the coding sequence ATGACCCACGACCCCACCACCGAACCCATCGAGATCCTGCTCGTCGAGGACAACGAACCCGACGTGCTGCTCACCCTGGAAGCCTTCGAGGACGCCCAGGTGCCCAACCGCATGCACGTCGCGCGGGATGGGGTCGAGGCGCTGCGGTTCCTGCGCCGCGAGGGAGAACACGCCGCAGCCCCCCGCCCGGACGTGATCCTGATGGACATCAACATGCCCCGCAAGACCGGCCTGGAAGTCCTGACCGAGGTGAAGGCCGACCCTGACCTGCGCAGCATTCCCGTCGTGATGCTGACCACCAGCCAGGCCGAGGACGACGTGCGCGCCTCCTACGAGCGGCACGCCAGCGGGTACGTGGTCAAACCCGTGGGTTTCGAGAACTTCCTGGGCGCCATGCGCGCCTTCGAGTCGTTCTGGATGACCTTCGTGCGCTTCCCCCCGCGCGCCTGA